In a genomic window of Physeter macrocephalus isolate SW-GA chromosome 14, ASM283717v5, whole genome shotgun sequence:
- the SSTR4 gene encoding LOW QUALITY PROTEIN: somatostatin receptor type 4 (The sequence of the model RefSeq protein was modified relative to this genomic sequence to represent the inferred CDS: inserted 3 bases in 2 codons), whose product MSAPPTPPPGEEERLETAWPPGDQRQRHPGGDGGGGGGGDRVAIQCVSAPVCEVVNALVIFVTLRSAKMKTATDIYLLNLAVAHELFMLSVPFVGSSAAPRPWPFGPALCRAVLSVDGLNAFPSVFCLAGLSVDRYLAVVHPLRAATCRRPGVARLVSXGVWLSSSLVTLTIAAFADTRPARGGRAVAYNLRWPHPAWSAVFVVCTFLLGFXLPVLAVSLCYVLIVGKTWALALPAGWQQRKRSEEKITWLVLTVVAVFVLCWLPFYAVQLLNLSVTGLDATVNHVSLILSYANSCANPILYGFLSDNFRRSFQRVLCLRCCLLDASGGADQEPLDYCATALKSRGGAGAACPPLPSQQEPRQPEPSRKQAPLSRTTTF is encoded by the exons ATGAGCGCTCCCCCGACGCCACCTCCCGGGGAAGAGGAAAGGCTCGAGACGGCCTGGCCCCCCGGCGACCAACGCCAGCGGCACCCCGGCGGCGacggaggaggcggcggcggcggggaccGGGTGGCCATCCAGTGCGTCTCCGCGCCGGTGTGCGAGGTGGTCAACGCCCTGGTCATCTTCGTGACCCTCCGCTCCGCCAAGATGAAGACGGCCACCGACATCTACCTACTGAACCTGGCTGTGGCCCACGAGCTCTTCATGCTGAGCGTGCCCTTCGTGGGCTCGTCGGCCGCCCCGCGCCCCTGGCCCTTCGGCCCGGCGCTGTGCCGCGCGGTGCTCAGCGTGGACGGCCTCAACGCATTCCCCAGCGTCTTCTGCCTGGCCGGGCTCAGCGTGGACCGCTACCTGGCTGTGGTGCACCCGCTGCGCGCTGCCACCTGCCGCCGGCCCGGCGTGGCCAGGCTGGTCAG GGGTGTGTGGCTGTCGTCCTCGCTGGTCACCCTGACCATTGCCGCCTTCGCCGACACCAGGCCGGCTCGCGGCGGCAGGGCCGTGGCCTACAACCTGCGCTGGCCGCACCCAGCGTGGTCGGCGGTCTTCGTGGTCTGCACTTTCCTGCTGGGCT TGCTGCCCGTCCTGGCCGTCAGCCTGTGCTACGTGCTCATCGTGGGCAAGACGTGGGCGCTGGCGCTGCCGGCCGGCTGGCAGCAGCGAAAGCGCTCCGAGGAGAAGATCACGTGGCTGGTGCTGACGGTGGTGGCCGTCTTCGTGCTCTGCTGGCTGCCTTTCTACGCAGTGCAGCTGCTGAACCTCTCTGTGACGGGCCTGGATGCCACCGTCAACCACGTGTCCCTCATCCTCAGCTACGCCAACAGCTGCGCCAACCCCATCCTCTACGGCTTCCTCTCTGACAACTTCCGCCGGTCCTTCCAGCGGGTTCTCTGCCTGCGCTGCTGTCTCCTGGATGCCTCTGGCGGTGCAGACCAAGAGCCACTGGACTACTGTGCCACCGCCCTCAAGAGCAGAGGGGGCGCAGGGGCCGCatgccccccactccccagccagCAGGAGCCCAGGCAACCAGAACCCAGCCGCAAGCAGGCCCCGCTCTCCAGGACCACCACCTTCTGA